One Sphingomonas endolithica DNA segment encodes these proteins:
- a CDS encoding cellulase family glycosylhydrolase: MKLVLWGLLASAASGALIAAPAEARARWTEVQANGWYAKQPWLVGANYAPATAINQLEMWQAATWDPKRIDYELGLAQGIGMNTMRVFLHDQLWQQDREGFKRRIGEFLTIAKAHGIKPLFVLFDSCWDPDPKLGPQHPPIPGVHNSGWVQGPGMPGLRDRSRYPAYKNYVKGVIGAFANDDRILGWDLWNEPDNGADQYKGQEGKEPLVRALLAQVFSWARDAEPSQPLTSGVWLGDDWRPGGKASAMEKLQLGQSDVVTFHDYNWPETFEGRIKQLLPYNRPILCTEYMARGNGSTFDGSLPIAKRYNVAAMNWGFVDGRTQTRLPWDSWQKPYVVSEPTIWFHEVFRGDGTPYRKAETDLIRRLAGSPKHAVPSAEEPSTASPKR, from the coding sequence ATGAAGTTGGTTTTATGGGGCCTGCTCGCCTCGGCTGCCTCGGGCGCGCTGATCGCGGCTCCGGCAGAGGCTCGTGCCCGCTGGACCGAAGTGCAGGCGAACGGCTGGTACGCTAAACAGCCTTGGCTCGTCGGTGCGAACTACGCACCTGCCACCGCCATAAATCAGCTCGAGATGTGGCAGGCTGCGACCTGGGATCCCAAGCGGATCGACTACGAACTGGGGCTTGCGCAGGGTATCGGCATGAACACCATGCGCGTGTTCCTGCATGATCAATTGTGGCAACAGGATCGTGAAGGCTTCAAGCGGCGCATTGGTGAATTTCTGACCATTGCCAAGGCACACGGCATCAAGCCACTGTTCGTGCTGTTCGACAGCTGCTGGGATCCAGATCCCAAACTCGGGCCGCAGCATCCCCCAATCCCCGGTGTGCACAATTCAGGTTGGGTGCAGGGCCCCGGAATGCCCGGACTGCGTGATCGCAGCCGTTATCCTGCCTACAAAAACTACGTGAAAGGAGTGATCGGCGCATTTGCTAACGACGACCGCATCCTCGGTTGGGACCTGTGGAACGAGCCCGATAACGGCGCTGATCAATACAAGGGACAGGAGGGCAAGGAGCCGCTGGTACGCGCGCTGTTGGCACAGGTATTCAGCTGGGCGCGCGACGCAGAGCCGAGCCAACCGCTGACCTCCGGGGTGTGGCTTGGGGACGACTGGAGGCCAGGCGGCAAAGCCTCTGCCATGGAAAAGTTGCAGTTGGGTCAGTCAGACGTGGTGACGTTCCACGACTATAATTGGCCCGAGACATTCGAGGGCAGGATCAAGCAGTTGCTGCCCTACAACCGGCCGATCCTGTGCACGGAATATATGGCACGTGGCAACGGGTCGACGTTCGACGGATCGCTTCCGATCGCCAAGCGCTACAATGTTGCCGCCATGAACTGGGGTTTTGTAGATGGACGTACGCAGACACGGCTGCCTTGGGACAGCTGGCAGAAGCCCTACGTTGTCTCTGAACCGACAATCTGGTTTCACGAAGTCTTCCGCGGAGACGGCACGCCCTACCGTAAGGCCGAGACAGATTTGATCCGTCGCCTTGCTGGAAGCCCGAAGCATGCCGTACCGTCAGCTGAGGAACCTTCAACCGCATCGCCCAAGCGCTAA
- a CDS encoding CocE/NonD family hydrolase, with amino-acid sequence MNALTKLLGAVAAISLAAAAPAQDYAKYSDAAIERELTQRATVEMIAMVPMRDGVGLATNIYRPKDAVGVLPTILWKTPYNELAYKVATSRRALEAVKRGYAFVVQSERGRYFSEGKYEILGRPQTDGYDTLTWIAKQPWSNGKVGTLGCSSSAEWQLALAGMNHPAHAAMVPMASGAGIGKVGAFEEQGNWYTGGVPRTLFHVWLYGVDNPLRAELPRGLDQSTRARIARYNDLDAKKPEVNWQSQIRHLPYADLLKDLGEPPATFEQFTARSGPADPAWQTGGLYHDTMGWGVPALWFNSWYDVSIGPNMALFNHARASKSDPEASANQYVVVAPNTHCAFARLGPDFISGDRNLGDPSFDVDAQVYSFFDRWLKGNRSAFPSSTPAVRYYNMGANRWSEAKQWPPENTATLRLYLRSGGRANGLDGDGRLDAAPPPAGEAADRYTYDPANPVQTIGGGDCCNGGLVTAGAFDQRVIEARNDVLVYTSDPMTRPTDVTGFVQAVLKVSSDALDTDFAVKLVDVAPDGTAYILGDTILRARYRNGFDKPAAMTSGQVYTLRPTPMTTSNTFLPGHRIRVEVTSSNFPKFVRNLNTGGNNEAEKRMVVAHNQIHHAGEAASYIELPIVRR; translated from the coding sequence ATGAATGCATTGACGAAGCTGCTCGGGGCTGTCGCTGCCATCTCCCTCGCCGCGGCCGCACCGGCACAAGACTACGCCAAATACTCCGATGCGGCGATTGAGCGCGAACTTACACAGCGGGCGACGGTCGAGATGATCGCCATGGTGCCGATGCGTGACGGCGTGGGTCTAGCGACGAACATCTACCGTCCCAAAGATGCAGTAGGCGTCTTGCCCACTATTCTGTGGAAGACGCCGTACAACGAGCTGGCCTACAAGGTGGCGACCAGTCGCCGGGCGCTGGAGGCGGTGAAGCGCGGCTACGCCTTCGTGGTGCAAAGTGAGCGAGGGCGCTACTTTTCGGAAGGCAAATACGAGATACTGGGCCGTCCACAGACCGACGGCTACGACACGCTGACATGGATCGCAAAGCAACCCTGGTCGAACGGGAAGGTGGGCACGCTTGGCTGCTCGTCGTCGGCTGAGTGGCAGCTAGCCCTCGCAGGCATGAATCACCCCGCGCACGCGGCCATGGTGCCGATGGCGTCCGGCGCGGGGATCGGCAAGGTCGGCGCGTTCGAGGAGCAGGGCAACTGGTACACTGGCGGTGTGCCGCGCACGCTGTTCCACGTCTGGCTGTACGGGGTCGACAACCCGCTACGTGCCGAGCTGCCGAGAGGTCTTGACCAGTCAACCCGCGCACGCATTGCACGCTACAATGACCTCGACGCTAAGAAGCCCGAGGTGAACTGGCAGTCGCAGATTCGGCATCTGCCCTATGCCGATCTGCTGAAGGACCTTGGTGAGCCGCCCGCGACCTTCGAGCAGTTCACCGCTCGCAGTGGCCCTGCCGATCCAGCGTGGCAGACGGGCGGACTCTACCACGACACGATGGGGTGGGGGGTGCCTGCGCTGTGGTTCAACAGCTGGTACGACGTGTCTATCGGGCCGAACATGGCGCTGTTCAATCACGCGCGTGCGAGCAAATCTGATCCGGAGGCAAGCGCCAATCAGTACGTCGTGGTGGCCCCCAACACGCACTGCGCCTTTGCACGGCTGGGCCCCGACTTCATTTCGGGCGACCGCAACCTGGGCGACCCGAGCTTCGACGTCGATGCACAGGTGTACAGCTTTTTCGATCGCTGGCTGAAGGGCAACCGCTCGGCGTTCCCCTCGAGCACGCCGGCCGTACGCTACTACAACATGGGGGCGAACCGGTGGAGCGAAGCGAAGCAGTGGCCGCCGGAAAATACCGCGACATTGCGGCTCTACCTGCGCTCGGGCGGGCGCGCGAATGGCCTTGATGGTGACGGGCGGCTCGATGCGGCCCCGCCGCCCGCGGGCGAGGCGGCGGACCGTTATACCTACGATCCGGCCAATCCTGTCCAAACCATCGGCGGCGGTGACTGCTGCAACGGAGGCTTGGTAACGGCGGGTGCTTTTGACCAGCGGGTCATTGAGGCGCGTAACGATGTACTGGTGTACACCAGCGATCCCATGACGCGCCCGACCGACGTCACCGGCTTCGTTCAAGCGGTGCTAAAAGTGTCCTCAGACGCGCTCGACACCGACTTTGCGGTCAAGCTGGTAGATGTCGCGCCGGACGGTACTGCCTACATCCTGGGCGACACGATCCTGCGCGCGCGCTACCGCAACGGCTTCGACAAGCCGGCGGCAATGACATCCGGGCAGGTCTACACTCTTCGCCCGACGCCCATGACCACCAGCAACACCTTCCTGCCGGGACACCGGATCCGAGTGGAGGTGACGTCTTCCAACTTTCCGAAGTTCGTCCGCAACCTGAACACCGGCGGCAACAACGAGGCCGAAAAGCGAATGGTCGTGGCGCACAATCAGATCCACCATGCCGGCGAGGCGGCGTCCTACATCGAGCTGCCAATTGTGCGCCGCTGA
- a CDS encoding recombinase family protein, giving the protein MDDRKIIRCAIYTRKSTEEGLEQEFNSLDAQHEAGSAYILSQRHEGWIEVAERYDDGGYSGGNMERPGLKRLLADVASGKVDTIVVYKVDRLTRALTDLARIVEVLDARGASFVSVTQSLNSTTSMGRLTLNVLLSFAQFEREVTGERIRDKIAASKRKGMFMGGLAPIGYDVQSCKLVINEAEAATVRHIFARYAELGSVRDVVEELRAGGYRTRLRKVANRTVGGIPFESGTVCHLLSSQVYIGKVAHKGEVHEGEHQPIIDDDLWARVQQRTADNRVGNRRTRNSHCTSLLAGVLRDGHGRRMTPSHAVKKGKRYRYYVTHAAELRPGAPEAWRMPAADVESAVVTRLIAYFRDFREIAALAGPGASALHIRALVERAGEAAERLLDQVKMRSVISKLVTSIALTGDEIKITIDRGGLARTLDLPTPQNDTLLVLTVAASKVREGKATKLVLAGPASTALARDPKLVALLAEARATRDLVLASPDRTIRDIANEQQRCRHRIARLIRLSWLSPDIATAIVEGRQPRSLTPRKLLNTDWPLEWDAQASMMGS; this is encoded by the coding sequence ATGGATGACCGGAAGATCATCCGCTGTGCAATCTATACCCGCAAGAGCACCGAGGAAGGGCTGGAGCAGGAGTTTAACAGCCTTGATGCGCAGCATGAGGCAGGTTCCGCCTATATCCTCAGCCAGCGACACGAAGGCTGGATCGAGGTTGCCGAACGCTATGATGATGGCGGGTATTCCGGCGGCAACATGGAACGACCGGGGCTCAAGCGCCTGCTGGCCGATGTTGCCTCAGGCAAGGTCGACACGATCGTCGTCTACAAGGTAGATCGCCTCACCCGTGCGCTGACGGACCTCGCCCGTATTGTCGAGGTGCTCGATGCACGCGGGGCGTCGTTCGTGTCGGTGACGCAGTCGCTCAACAGCACGACCAGCATGGGCCGGCTGACGCTGAACGTACTGCTGAGTTTTGCGCAGTTCGAGCGCGAGGTGACCGGCGAGCGCATCCGCGACAAGATTGCGGCATCCAAGCGCAAGGGCATGTTCATGGGTGGGCTGGCCCCGATCGGATACGACGTTCAGAGCTGCAAGCTCGTCATCAACGAAGCTGAAGCTGCCACCGTGCGGCACATCTTTGCCCGCTATGCCGAGCTTGGCTCGGTGCGGGACGTGGTCGAAGAGCTCCGCGCGGGTGGCTACCGCACCCGGCTGCGTAAGGTCGCCAACCGCACGGTCGGCGGCATACCGTTCGAGAGCGGCACGGTGTGTCACCTGCTGTCCAGCCAGGTGTATATTGGCAAGGTGGCACATAAGGGCGAAGTGCACGAGGGCGAGCACCAGCCGATCATCGATGATGATTTGTGGGCACGTGTTCAGCAGCGCACCGCGGACAACCGGGTTGGCAACAGGCGAACCCGCAACAGCCACTGCACCAGTCTTCTAGCGGGGGTTCTGCGCGATGGACATGGCCGGCGCATGACACCCAGCCATGCGGTGAAAAAGGGCAAGCGATACCGCTACTATGTCACGCACGCCGCCGAACTGCGGCCTGGTGCTCCCGAAGCGTGGCGCATGCCGGCAGCCGATGTGGAAAGCGCGGTGGTCACCCGGCTGATCGCGTACTTCCGCGACTTTCGCGAGATCGCGGCGCTCGCTGGCCCCGGCGCCTCCGCCCTACACATACGCGCGCTGGTCGAGCGGGCAGGGGAGGCGGCTGAGCGGTTGCTGGACCAGGTGAAGATGAGATCGGTCATCTCGAAGCTGGTGACTTCGATCGCACTTACCGGCGATGAAATTAAAATCACCATCGATCGCGGCGGGCTGGCTCGAACACTGGACCTGCCGACACCGCAGAACGACACACTGCTGGTGCTCACTGTTGCGGCGAGCAAGGTACGCGAGGGCAAGGCGACCAAGCTCGTACTGGCCGGACCTGCGAGCACGGCACTGGCTCGTGACCCTAAGCTGGTCGCTTTGCTCGCTGAGGCCCGCGCAACGCGCGATCTGGTGCTCGCCTCGCCCGACCGAACTATCCGTGACATTGCCAACGAACAGCAGCGTTGCCGCCACCGCATCGCCCGGCTGATCCGGCTGTCCTGGCTGTCGCCTGACATCGCCACTGCCATTGTCGAAGGGCGGCAGCCACGGTCACTTACGCCGCGTAAGCTCCTGAATACGGACTGGCCCTTGGAGTGGGATGCGCAAGCCTCTATGATGGGATCGTAG
- a CDS encoding family 43 glycosylhydrolase codes for MTDKGGMFLRASIMACALAFSPPAGGAGGRTFVNPLLQSGPDPWITQYGGTFFYMNTLGNRLAIRKVKDIARLADAPEITVWTPPEKGVNGVSIWAPELHRINGRWYIYYTAAESGHDDDAHRGIFVLENSSADPTQGSWLDRGKLRTAYPGIDGTTFVVSGKRFFAYSPYVGSESDLAIVAMANPWTLAGRESIVARPDLIWEQQGGRRILEGPEFLAGPTGRLFLTYSASACWSDDYAVGLLSAPAGSDPLDAASWTKSTRPVIATAPDQGVFAPGHNGFFKSSNGQETWVIYHANPRPDMRCTRDRAPHIQRVYWSSNGSPIFKRPAGSMVPRRSPAS; via the coding sequence GTGACGGACAAGGGCGGCATGTTCCTCCGCGCTAGCATCATGGCTTGCGCACTCGCCTTCTCTCCGCCTGCCGGGGGTGCTGGCGGCCGCACGTTTGTGAACCCGTTGTTACAATCGGGGCCCGATCCTTGGATCACCCAGTACGGCGGAACGTTCTTCTATATGAACACGCTGGGTAACCGGCTTGCGATCCGCAAAGTAAAAGACATCGCGCGATTAGCCGATGCGCCTGAGATTACAGTCTGGACGCCGCCTGAAAAAGGCGTGAACGGGGTATCGATTTGGGCTCCTGAACTCCATCGGATAAATGGCCGCTGGTATATCTATTACACCGCCGCCGAATCTGGTCATGATGATGATGCACATCGCGGCATCTTCGTGCTGGAGAACAGCAGTGCAGATCCTACCCAAGGCAGTTGGCTCGACCGCGGCAAGTTGAGGACCGCGTACCCGGGCATTGATGGCACAACCTTCGTAGTGTCGGGCAAACGCTTTTTCGCTTATTCGCCCTATGTCGGGTCCGAAAGCGATCTGGCCATTGTCGCCATGGCCAATCCTTGGACATTAGCTGGGCGAGAGTCGATCGTCGCAAGACCCGATTTGATTTGGGAACAGCAAGGCGGTCGACGCATCCTCGAAGGCCCAGAATTCCTCGCAGGTCCTACCGGCCGTCTGTTCCTCACCTATTCCGCTAGTGCTTGTTGGTCCGACGACTATGCCGTTGGGTTACTTAGCGCGCCTGCGGGATCCGACCCGCTTGACGCTGCCTCGTGGACCAAGTCGACACGGCCGGTGATTGCCACGGCGCCAGACCAAGGCGTTTTTGCACCGGGGCATAACGGTTTTTTCAAGTCTTCGAACGGTCAGGAAACGTGGGTCATCTACCATGCCAATCCCCGGCCTGACATGAGATGCACCCGTGATCGCGCTCCGCACATTCAGCGTGTGTACTGGTCATCGAACGGATCGCCCATCTTCAAGCGTCCGGCGGGGTCCATGGTTCCTCGGCGGTCTCCTGCGAGTTGA
- a CDS encoding DUF3489 domain-containing protein, with protein MTKLSDTQLVLLSHAAQQIGGSLLPLPTTITAPRPAINKSIGSLLKRELIEESEVADNKLAWRGDGEAQYGVSISTAGREAIALVAETPADESSISPVEKKQSKAALVVELLQRDNGATLDELVAATGWLPHTTRAALTGLRKKGHVLDKSKRDGVTCYSITMVA; from the coding sequence ATGACAAAACTCAGCGACACGCAGCTCGTGCTGTTGTCCCACGCCGCACAGCAGATAGGCGGTAGTCTGCTGCCGCTCCCGACCACCATCACCGCGCCACGTCCAGCGATCAACAAGTCGATTGGCTCGCTGCTCAAACGCGAGCTGATCGAAGAAAGCGAGGTCGCTGACAATAAGCTGGCCTGGCGCGGCGATGGCGAGGCTCAATACGGCGTCAGCATTTCCACGGCAGGGCGCGAAGCGATCGCGCTTGTCGCCGAGACGCCTGCGGACGAAAGCTCGATTTCGCCAGTGGAAAAGAAGCAGAGCAAGGCGGCCCTCGTGGTCGAGCTGCTGCAGCGTGACAACGGCGCCACGCTCGACGAGCTTGTGGCGGCCACCGGCTGGCTGCCGCACACCACGCGCGCTGCGCTGACCGGCCTGCGCAAGAAGGGTCACGTGCTGGACAAGAGCAAGCGGGATGGCGTGACCTGCTACTCCATCACGATGGTCGCCTGA
- a CDS encoding glycosyl hydrolase family 43 encodes MLVGLLALSGASAAQAPGGPAKPYVDSAKAYLFAHMTKEHYGELFYSVSLDGLHWTRLNGGKPVSAAYHGHASIARSNEGRYYLVGNKGDDDPLIRFWVSNDLVRWTSFGTYQPDLKNIHGHPHTLQRIGAPKLFYDDASRRFLLTWHTPNLDGSTQDPERYWGSQRTLYVESDDLKTFAAPPRRLFTWDMATIDTIVQPNDHGGYCVIIKDERYPSYSWPTGKTIRISCARKLLGPYPFPASPLSPNFREAPTIIRAPNKIDWLLYYEQYAGTSYGLSMAPTLRGPWYQVSGNSGVPEWNRYEMPAGTRHGSMIGITRQQYDAIVAAFPNQ; translated from the coding sequence GTGCTAGTCGGCCTTCTGGCGCTTTCGGGTGCCTCTGCTGCGCAGGCGCCAGGTGGCCCTGCCAAGCCGTATGTGGATTCGGCTAAAGCTTACCTGTTCGCTCATATGACAAAGGAGCATTATGGCGAGCTATTCTATTCAGTCAGCCTAGATGGTTTGCACTGGACGCGGCTGAATGGCGGTAAGCCGGTATCGGCGGCATATCACGGGCATGCCTCAATCGCGCGGAGCAACGAAGGTCGCTATTACTTGGTCGGCAATAAGGGCGACGATGACCCGCTGATACGCTTCTGGGTGTCCAACGATCTGGTGCGCTGGACCAGCTTCGGGACATATCAGCCGGACCTGAAGAACATTCATGGCCATCCGCATACGTTGCAACGGATCGGGGCACCGAAGCTATTTTATGATGACGCATCGCGGCGGTTCTTGCTGACGTGGCACACGCCCAATCTGGACGGCTCTACGCAGGATCCGGAACGCTATTGGGGTAGCCAGCGCACGCTGTATGTAGAGTCTGACGACCTCAAGACCTTCGCTGCGCCACCTCGCCGGCTTTTTACTTGGGACATGGCGACCATCGACACAATCGTGCAGCCGAACGATCACGGCGGATACTGCGTGATCATCAAGGATGAACGCTATCCATCCTATTCTTGGCCAACCGGTAAGACGATTCGGATTAGCTGCGCAAGGAAGCTGCTTGGCCCTTACCCGTTTCCGGCCTCCCCACTGAGCCCGAATTTTCGTGAAGCCCCGACGATCATTCGGGCGCCTAATAAGATCGATTGGCTGCTATATTATGAGCAATATGCCGGGACGAGCTACGGCCTGTCGATGGCGCCGACGCTAAGGGGGCCTTGGTATCAGGTGTCCGGCAATAGCGGCGTGCCAGAGTGGAATCGCTACGAGATGCCCGCAGGCACGCGTCACGGATCGATGATCGGCATCACGCGCCAACAATATGACGCGATCGTGGCTGCCTTCCCAAACCAATAA
- a CDS encoding DUF2924 domain-containing protein codes for MASIDEELATLIALPSADLPAEWQRICRSEPPRIAADLLRRGIAYRMQEHAIGKMSATLSRALASGNKVAPEIATGTRFVREWNGRTIDVHVTVDGMLWEGRMYRSLSAIAREVTGVAWSGPRFFGVGAYG; via the coding sequence ATGGCGAGCATCGACGAGGAGTTGGCGACGCTGATCGCGCTACCTTCCGCTGACTTGCCAGCGGAGTGGCAACGCATCTGCCGGTCGGAACCACCGCGCATCGCAGCGGACCTGCTCCGGCGCGGTATCGCCTACCGGATGCAGGAACACGCTATCGGGAAGATGTCGGCAACCTTGTCGCGAGCACTGGCCAGCGGCAACAAGGTCGCGCCCGAGATCGCAACCGGCACCCGGTTTGTACGTGAGTGGAACGGTCGTACGATCGATGTCCATGTCACGGTAGACGGCATGCTGTGGGAGGGGCGCATGTACCGCTCGCTCTCTGCCATCGCGCGCGAGGTGACCGGGGTCGCCTGGTCCGGTCCTCGGTTCTTCGGGGTCGGCGCATATGGATGA
- a CDS encoding putative bifunctional diguanylate cyclase/phosphodiesterase produces MPLAGSREGPLRGVLPFLLGDGQSATTASVTQVIGGPPLAIGFRGEFGGDVRFAAALPIAGTNGAVLIVLDTHARPRLSAAQTYVLRSHAAHLATLFDMAVLQERVDLVDSTATRVSLERLRLLESVAVHARDSIVITQAEPIDLPGPRIIYCNAAFTEATGYSAEEVMGLTPRILQGPKTDPASRARLRRALAAWEPIEIEMINYRKDGTEFWVELSIVPVANEMGWFTHWVSVQRDITERKDAQELTARVRVAEIENEALAAEILERKRIEAELQYAAFHDSLTRLRNRPFFMERLTKALERQSLTCATSCSVLFLDLDRFKIVNDSLGHLAGDALLKEIAQRLRQCVRPQDTLARIGGDEFAILIEDTDDLEMPVAIAEAIIEVLRAPVQLGRQSVFPSCSIGVVLAGGAGAVPDNLMRDADIAMYEAKRAGRGDYAIFNASMHEEAAGRLTLQTDLRRAIGRGEFNLAYQPIVDPATSAIRSFEALLRWDHPVRGATNPADFIPVAEEIGLIREIDRWVMRKACEQLADWHKRFGSRDLRLSINTSVAGFVEPDFVAILSGVLREFDIPPQTLELEITEGIFLHPSAEIAETIAAVRAMGVRIALDDFGTGYSSLSYINRYPIDTIKIDKSFIDSVGTNRQTRAIVELIVKLGVALDLNIIAEGVETQAQTEILMQLGCSAIQGYHFARPLSGSDATRALLAAIHTQSN; encoded by the coding sequence ATGCCGCTGGCCGGCAGCCGAGAGGGACCATTGCGCGGAGTGCTGCCTTTCCTTTTGGGAGACGGTCAGAGTGCGACAACCGCATCGGTTACACAGGTCATCGGAGGTCCACCGTTAGCGATTGGTTTCCGGGGCGAGTTCGGCGGTGACGTGCGGTTTGCGGCCGCTTTGCCGATCGCTGGCACGAACGGCGCCGTGCTCATCGTCCTCGACACACACGCGCGTCCGAGACTGAGTGCCGCGCAGACCTATGTGCTGCGGTCGCATGCCGCTCACTTGGCAACTTTGTTCGACATGGCGGTGCTTCAGGAGCGAGTCGACCTCGTCGACAGCACTGCAACGCGCGTCAGCCTTGAGCGCCTTCGTCTCCTGGAGTCCGTGGCCGTTCATGCGCGCGACTCCATCGTCATCACTCAGGCAGAGCCCATCGACCTGCCCGGCCCGCGCATTATCTATTGCAATGCGGCGTTTACCGAGGCGACCGGTTACTCCGCCGAGGAGGTGATGGGGCTGACGCCACGCATACTGCAGGGACCAAAGACCGATCCAGCATCACGGGCCAGGCTACGTCGCGCGCTGGCAGCGTGGGAGCCGATCGAGATCGAGATGATCAACTATCGCAAGGACGGCACCGAGTTCTGGGTGGAACTCAGCATCGTGCCTGTCGCGAACGAAATGGGCTGGTTCACGCATTGGGTGTCGGTTCAGCGCGACATCACCGAGCGCAAGGATGCACAAGAGCTGACGGCGCGGGTCCGGGTTGCAGAGATCGAAAACGAGGCGCTGGCCGCAGAGATACTCGAGCGCAAGCGGATCGAAGCCGAGCTGCAATATGCCGCCTTTCATGACAGTCTGACCCGGCTACGCAACCGGCCCTTCTTCATGGAGCGGCTGACCAAGGCGCTCGAGCGCCAAAGCCTGACCTGTGCGACATCTTGCTCCGTGCTCTTTCTCGACCTTGATCGCTTCAAGATCGTCAATGACAGCCTGGGGCACCTTGCCGGTGACGCGCTGCTCAAGGAGATAGCGCAGCGCCTCAGGCAATGCGTCCGTCCACAGGATACGCTCGCGCGGATCGGAGGAGACGAGTTTGCAATCCTGATCGAGGATACTGATGACCTGGAGATGCCGGTGGCAATTGCCGAGGCGATCATCGAAGTCTTGCGCGCGCCTGTTCAACTTGGACGGCAAAGCGTCTTCCCATCGTGCAGCATCGGCGTCGTGCTCGCCGGTGGCGCTGGTGCTGTACCTGACAACCTGATGCGTGACGCTGACATCGCCATGTACGAAGCCAAGCGCGCTGGCCGCGGCGACTATGCGATCTTCAACGCTTCGATGCACGAGGAGGCCGCAGGCCGGCTCACGCTGCAGACCGACCTGCGCCGTGCAATCGGTCGTGGCGAATTCAATCTTGCCTATCAACCGATCGTAGATCCAGCGACCAGCGCGATCCGCAGTTTCGAAGCCCTGTTGCGGTGGGATCATCCGGTACGCGGCGCGACCAATCCGGCCGACTTCATACCCGTTGCCGAGGAGATCGGGCTCATTCGAGAAATCGACCGCTGGGTGATGCGCAAAGCCTGTGAACAGCTCGCCGACTGGCACAAACGTTTTGGCAGTCGAGATCTCCGCCTCAGCATCAACACGTCTGTTGCAGGTTTCGTGGAACCCGATTTCGTGGCCATATTGTCAGGTGTTCTGCGCGAGTTCGATATCCCGCCCCAGACATTGGAACTGGAGATTACCGAGGGAATATTCCTGCATCCATCAGCGGAAATTGCCGAGACGATCGCCGCTGTGCGCGCGATGGGAGTACGCATTGCACTCGATGATTTCGGAACCGGTTACTCGTCGCTAAGCTACATCAATCGCTATCCGATCGACACGATCAAGATCGACAAGTCTTTCATCGATAGTGTCGGCACCAATCGCCAGACGCGTGCGATTGTCGAGTTGATCGTGAAGCTTGGCGTTGCACTCGACCTCAACATCATCGCTGAAGGCGTGGAGACGCAGGCCCAGACAGAGATCCTGATGCAATTAGGTTGCAGCGCAATTCAGGGTTATCACTTTGCCAGACCGCTGTCGGGAAGCGATGCTACTCGTGCACTGCTTGCAGCAATCCACACCCAATCTAATTAG